From Apium graveolens cultivar Ventura chromosome 9, ASM990537v1, whole genome shotgun sequence, the proteins below share one genomic window:
- the LOC141685292 gene encoding glycine-rich RNA-binding protein 7-like, translated as MASADVEYRCFVGGLAWATTDRTLEDAFSQFGDVVDSKIINDRETGRSRGFGFITFKDEKAMNDAIEGMNGQELDGRNITVNEAQSRGGGGGGGGGRREGGGGYGGGGGGYGGGRREGGYGGGGGGGYGGGRREGGYGGGGGGGSRYSSRGGNDDY; from the exons atGGCTTCAGCTGATGTTGAGTACAGGTGCTTCGTAGGCGGTCTTGCCTGGGCCACCACTGATCGGACTCTCGAAGATGCCTTCTCTCAGTTCGGCGATGTTGTTGATTCTAAG ATTATCAATGATCGTGAGACAGGGAGATCGAGGGGGTTTGGATTTATTACTTTCAAGGACGAGAAGGCGATGAATGATGCAATTGAAGGAATGAATGGACAGGAGCTTGATGGACGCAACATTACTGTTAATGAGGCTCAGTCTCGTGGAGGTGGTGGTGGCGGTGGAGGTGGTCGTCGTGAAGGTGGAGGAGGCTATGGAGGCGGTGGTGGTGGTTATGGTGGAGGTCGTCGTGAAGGTGGATATGGTGGCGGTGGTGGTGGTGGATATGGTGGAGGTCGTCGTGAAGGCGGCTATGGAGGCGGTGGTGGTGGCGGATCGCGCTATTCAAGCCGTGGAGGAAATGATGATTATTAA